CGGCGCTGGCCACGTTCTGCGCTTTCCTGGTGGCGGGCATGATCCCGCTGCTGCCATTCCTGTTCGGTGTTCCGGCGGCGTTCACGGTTTCGGCCTGGATGACGGCGGCGGTGTTCTTTGCCATCGGCGCGCTGAAAAGCCGCTGGTCGCTGGCGCCATGGTGGCGGTCGGGCGCGGAAACCCTGCTGATCGGCGGAGCGGCGGCGGCATTGGCCTATGTGGTCGGAACCCTGTTCCACCCCTGATCGGGGCACTTTACCCCGCCCGCGCACGCGCCTATAACCCGCGCCATGAGCCGCATCCGCCGCATTGCGATCCGAATTACATCCCCGGCGCTCTGAGTTATCGAGCCGCCGGGCAAAGGTGTCCGAGTTTCCGCACCGCCAAGAAACAGCTCCGACAGACCCACACGACCATCCGAAGGACGCCCGAGATGTGCGCCGAGACACCCGACTACAAAGACACCCTGAACCTGCCGAAGACCGGCTTTCCGATGCGCGCGGGCCTGCCCAGGCGCGAACCCGACTGGCTGGCCCGCTGGGAACGGATCGGCATCTACGACCGACTGCGCGAAAAGGCGGCGCAGGCCGGTGGCGCGCGCCCGTCCTTCGTGCTGCATGACGGCCCGCCCTATGCCAACGGCCACCTGCATATCGGGCACGCGCTGAACAAGACGATCAAGGACATGATCGTGCGGTCGCACCAGATGATGGGCCACGATTCCCGCTATGTGCCGGGCTGGGACTGTCACGGCCTGCCGATCGAATGGAAGATCGAGGAACAATACCGCAGCAAGGGCCAGAACAAGGACGAGGTGGACGTGATCACCTTCCGGCAGGAATGCCGGAAATTCGCCGGCGAATGGGTCGATATCCAGCGCGAGGAATTCAAGCGCCTGGGCATCACCGGCAACTGGGACGATCCCTACCTGACCATGAATTTCCACGCCGAGCGGGTGATCGCCGAGGAGTTCCAGAAATTCCTGATGAACGGCACGCTCTACCAGGGGTCGAAACCGGTGATGTGGTCGCCGGTGGAACAGACCGCGCTGGCCGAGGCCGAGGTGGAGTATCACGACAAGGAAAGCTTTACCATCTGGGTGAAGTTCGCCGTTCTCGACCCGGTCGCAGGGACGGGCGAGGCGCTTGAAAACCGTGATCTGGTCGGCGCTCACGTCGTGATCTGGACCACCACCCCATGGACCATCCCGTCCAACAGGGGTGTCGTCTATGGTGCGGATTTCGACTATGGCCTCTACGAGGTCACCGGCACGCCGGAGGAGTCCTGGGCCAAGGTCGGCGACCGGTTCATCCTGGCCGACAAGCGCGCCGATGACGTGATGACCCGTGCCCGGCTCGAGAGCGGCATGTGGAAACGCCTGCGCGACGTAAGCGCCGAAGACCTGTCAGGCCTGACCCTGCAGCACCCGCTGGCCGGGGTCGAGGGTGGCGAGGGCGAATGGGACGCGCCGCGCGATTTCCGGCCCGCGCCCTTTGTCACCGACGAGGACGGCACCGGGTTCGTCCATTGTGCGCCCTCGCACGGGATGGACGAGTTCGAACTCTACCGGGATGCCGGGATGCTGGATGAGGTGATCACCTACAATGTCGATCCCGACGGCCGGTTCCGCGCCGACCTGCCGCTGTTCGGCGGCACCGCGATCCTGAAACCCAACGGCAAGGAAGGCAACGCGAACAAGGCGGTGATCGACAAGCTGGTCGAGGTCGGCGGCCTGCTCGCGCGTGGCAGGATCAAGCACAGCTATCCGCATAGCTGGCGGTCTAAGGCGCCGGTCATCTACCGCAACACGCCGCAATGGTTCGCCGCCATCGACCGCGCCGTCGGCGACGGGCAGGACGACCTGGGCACCACCATCCGGTCCCGTGCGCTCGCCGCGATCGACGAACAGGTGAAATGGACGCCCGTGTCCGGGCGCAACCGGCTCTACGCCATGATCGAGACCCGCCCCGACTGGGTGCTCAGCCGTCAGCGCGCCTGGGGTGTGCCGCTGACCTGTTTCACCCGCAAGGGCGCGCTGCCCACCGACGGTGATTTCCTGCTGCGCAATGCAGAGGTCAACGCCCGCATCCTCGAGGCGTTCGAGACCGAAGGCGCCGATGCCTGGTATGCCGAGGGCGCCCGCGAACGGTTCCTCGCGGGGATCGTGAACCCCGACGACTACGACCAGGTGTTCGATATTCTCGACGTGTGGTTCGACAGCGGGTCGACCCATGCCTTTGTCCTGCGCGACCGCGCCGACGGAACCGCGGACGGGATCGCGGATGTCTATATGGAAGGCACCGACCAGCACCGGGGCTGGTTCCATTCCTCGCTGCTGCAATCCTGCGGCACCAACGGCCGCGCGCCCTATCGCAACGTGGTCACGCACGGGTTCACGCTGGACGAGAAGGGCAACAAGATGTCCAAGTCGCTCGGCAACACCATCCTGCCCGAACAGGTCATCAAGCAATATGGCGCCGACATCCTGCGCCTGTGGGTGGCGCAGACCGACTACACCGCCGACCAGCGGCTCGGAGCCGAGATCCTCAAGGGCGTGGCCGACAGCTATCGCCGCCTGCGCAACACGATGCGGTTCATGCTGGGGGCGCTGGACGATTTCACCGAGGCCGACCGGGTCGATCCGGCCGACATGCCGGAACTGGAACGCTGGGTGCTGCACCGGCTGGCCGAACTGGATCACAAGGTGCGCACCGGCTATCGCGCGTTCGATTTCCAGGGCGTGTTCTCGGCCGTGTTCAACTTTGCCACCGTCGAACTCAGCGCGTTCTATTTCGACATCCGCAAGGACGCGCTCTATTGCGACGGCGACAGCCCGCGCCGGCGCGCCGCGCGCACCGTCATGGATCTGCTGTTTCACCGGCTGACCGCATGGCTGGCGCCGATCCTGGTGTTCACCACCGAGGAGGTCTGGCTCGAACGGTTCCCGGGCGACGACAGTTCGATCCACCTGCAGGACATGCCGCCGGTGCAGGGCGACTGGCTGGACGAACCGCTGGCGGCGAAATGGGCCGCCATCCGCCGGGTCCGCCGGGTGGTCACCGCCGCGCTCGAGGTGCAGCGCCGCGACAAGGTGATCGGCGCGTCGCTCGAAGCGGCCCCGGTCGTGCATGTGCGCGACGCCGAGGTGCTGGAGGCGCTGAAATCGGTGCCCTTCGACGATATCTGCATCACCTCGGACGTGCTCCTGACCCGCGACCCGATGCCGGCCGAAGCCTTCCGCCTGCCCGAGATCGAAGGGGTCGGCGTGGTGTTCGAAAAGGCCCGCGGCGAGAAATGCCAGCGCTGCTGGAAGATCCTGCCCGATGTCGGCCGCCATGCCCATCCGGGCATCTGCGGACGCTGCAACGAGGCGCTGGGCTGACCCGCAATATCCGGGTTGCCCGCGCCCGCCCGCCGGGCAAGACTGCGGGCATGGGCATGATCGCGGTCGATACACGGTTCGGACGGCTCGGCATCGCCGAAGCCGACGGTGCCATCTGCGCGGTGACATGGGACGGGCGCGACGATGGCGCGCCCACCGCGCTGCTGACCGAGGCGGCCGCGCAGATGCGGGCCTATGACGCCGGGCGGCTGCGGGTCTTCGACCTGCCGTTGCGCGTCGGTGGCGGCGCATTCCAGCGCGCGGTCTGCGAGGCGATGCGCGCCATCCCCTTCGGTGAAACCCGCACCTATGGCGAAATCGCCGGCGATCTGAAGGTTCCCGCCCGGGCCGTGGGCCGCGCCTGCGGCGGCAATCCGATCCCGGTCATCATTCCCTGCCACCGGGTGATGGGTGCAAACGGACTGACCGGGTTCTCGGGCAAGGGAGGCGTCGAGACCAAGGTGGCGCTGCTGCGTCACGAGGGCGCGGGCGGCTTCCTGCTCTGACCCGCGCGGCGGCCATGCCCCCTATCTGCCGCCAGTCCTGCTTCATCTTGCCGGATAAACTCCGGGGAGCGTGAGGGGCTGGCCCCTCACTCCGGCCATGGCCACAGGCGCCGGCGGCAGATACCGGGGACCGTCAGCGGCCGCCGCGCACCGGGACCATCTGCTGCGCGATCCCCGCGAACAGCAGATAGAGGCTGGTGGCCACCAGCCCCCAGATGGCCCAGCTTTCGGGGTGGAAATCGACCAGGGCGGCCCAGGCGGCAAAAAAGGTCCAGGCCAGCGCCACCGGCAGAGACACCATGCGCCAGCGCTCGGTGCGCACGGGGTGGATGAATTTCAGCGGCAGGAACATCCCCACGGCGAGCAGTGCCACCAGCGCGAGACTGACCCAGAAACTCGGCTCCAGCGCAAAGATCACCAGCACCACCATGTTCCAGCACCCGGGAAAGCCGGAAAACGAATTGTCCTTTGTCTTCATGCGGGTGTCGGCAAAATACATCGCCGAGGCGAATGTTATCACGATGATCGCCGCCCAGCCGGTCCAGCCGGTCATCAACCCCGATTTGAACAGGGCAAAGGCGGGAATGAACACATAGGTGAGATAGTCTATGATCATGTCCAGCAGCACCCCGTCAAATTCCGGGGCATGGCGTTTCACGTCGAAATGCCGGGCCATCGGGCCATCGAACCCGTCCACCACGAAGGCCACGACCAGCCACAGGAACATCAGGCTCCATTTGCCGTCCGCCGCCGCCAGCAGGGCCAGCATGGCGAAAACGGCGCCGGTGGCGGTAAACAGATGGACAAGCAGGGCGCGGAATTCGGGGGTCATTGGGCCGTCTTGGCGAATTGGCGCGGGAAATGCAAACCCTCAGCCGCCATTGGCGCGGGGATGGGCGCGGTTATACACCTCTATCAGCCGCGCATTGTCGACTGCGGTATAGACCTGCGTGGTCGAGAGCGAGGCATGGCCCAGCAGGCTCTGGATCGCGCGCAGGTCGCCGCCCGCGTCCAACAGGTGGGTGGCAAAGCTGTGGCGCAGCGCATGCGGGGTGGCGGTGGCGGGCAGGCCCAGCTGCATCCGCGCCTGCGCCATCACGCCGCTGATCAGGCGCGGGTTCAGCGCACCGCCGCGCACGCCGCGAAACAGCGGGCCCTCGCGGGTCAGCGGATGCGGGCAGAGCGCGACGTAGCGGTCGACCGCGTCGCGCGCCGCGGGCAGCACCGGCACCATGCGCTGCTTGCCGCCCTTGCCGGTGATCCGCAGGCTGTCGGGCAGGGGCGCGTCGGCGCCGGTCAGCCCCAGCGCCTCGGAAATGCGTAGCCCGCAGCCCCAAAGCAGGGTGATCACCGCCACGTCGCGGGCCGCGACCCAGGGCGTGACCGATTGCAGTTCGACCCGGTCGATCACCGCGCGCGCCGCGTCCCGGGCCAGCGGGCGGGGCAGCTTGCGCTGAAATTTCGGCGCGCGGGCCGACAGCACCGCCGTGGGCTCGAACCCCTCGCGCTCGGCCAGCCAGCGGTAGAAGCTCTTGACCGCCGACAGCTTGCGCGCCAGCGACCGCGACCCGACGCCGCCGGCGCGGGTTGCCGCCATCCAGCCGCGCATGTCGCCGGTGGTGATCCGTTCGAGCGCGCCCAGCCCCTGCGGGCCGCCGCGATGGGCGGTCATGAAGGCCAGGAACCCGACCACGTCGCCGCGATAGGCCTCGATCGTGTTGCCGGAGGCGCCCGCCAGCGCCCGCTGCGCGTCGAGCCACCGCCCGAGCGCATCGCGGCAGGCGGGCGAGATCCCGGTCATTTCAGCCAGCGGATCAGGCAGCGTTCGACGGCCCCGGCAAAGAAGGCGAGCAGGTCGGTGCCCTGTTTCGGCTCGAACTGGTGCGGGTCGGCCGACCCCAGAACCAGCAGGCCGGGCAGCCGGTCGTCCCCCAGATGCAGTTGCAGGCAGGCCTCGGAGCGGACCTTGTCGGCGGCCCTGCCATGAACCTGCGGAGCGGGCGCGGAATTGACCCGCAGCGTGACCTGGCGGGCCATGTCGGTGCCGATATAGCGGGCGACGAAGCCCGGTTCGGCCAGGGTCAGCACGCCGCCCAGACGGGCGGGAGCGGCGGCGGTTCCCGTCGGCGCGCTTTCCAGCACCAGCGCTACCGATTCCAGCCGCAGGATCGCCGCGATCCCGCCGCGCAGCAGTTGCAGCCCGGTGTCGAAATCGTCGGCATCCAGCAACCGCAGGACCGCCGAATGCACCTGGTTGGTGCCGGCGAGGTTGTCATAGGCGGCCGATACCACGGTTTCATGGGTGTCGCGCAGCCGGTCCAGCCGCGATTCCAGCCGGTCCATCGCGATGCCGCGCAGATCGACCACATTGCCGCCCATGGCCTGGTCATTGGCCGCGATCAGCGCGTTCATCACGTCACGGTCGTCCAGGATCGCGTCCGCGCGCGCGACAATCGCCGCCCGCAGGTCGTCGTCGAGATTTGCAGTGC
This is a stretch of genomic DNA from Pukyongiella litopenaei. It encodes these proteins:
- the ileS gene encoding isoleucine--tRNA ligase, translating into MCAETPDYKDTLNLPKTGFPMRAGLPRREPDWLARWERIGIYDRLREKAAQAGGARPSFVLHDGPPYANGHLHIGHALNKTIKDMIVRSHQMMGHDSRYVPGWDCHGLPIEWKIEEQYRSKGQNKDEVDVITFRQECRKFAGEWVDIQREEFKRLGITGNWDDPYLTMNFHAERVIAEEFQKFLMNGTLYQGSKPVMWSPVEQTALAEAEVEYHDKESFTIWVKFAVLDPVAGTGEALENRDLVGAHVVIWTTTPWTIPSNRGVVYGADFDYGLYEVTGTPEESWAKVGDRFILADKRADDVMTRARLESGMWKRLRDVSAEDLSGLTLQHPLAGVEGGEGEWDAPRDFRPAPFVTDEDGTGFVHCAPSHGMDEFELYRDAGMLDEVITYNVDPDGRFRADLPLFGGTAILKPNGKEGNANKAVIDKLVEVGGLLARGRIKHSYPHSWRSKAPVIYRNTPQWFAAIDRAVGDGQDDLGTTIRSRALAAIDEQVKWTPVSGRNRLYAMIETRPDWVLSRQRAWGVPLTCFTRKGALPTDGDFLLRNAEVNARILEAFETEGADAWYAEGARERFLAGIVNPDDYDQVFDILDVWFDSGSTHAFVLRDRADGTADGIADVYMEGTDQHRGWFHSSLLQSCGTNGRAPYRNVVTHGFTLDEKGNKMSKSLGNTILPEQVIKQYGADILRLWVAQTDYTADQRLGAEILKGVADSYRRLRNTMRFMLGALDDFTEADRVDPADMPELERWVLHRLAELDHKVRTGYRAFDFQGVFSAVFNFATVELSAFYFDIRKDALYCDGDSPRRRAARTVMDLLFHRLTAWLAPILVFTTEEVWLERFPGDDSSIHLQDMPPVQGDWLDEPLAAKWAAIRRVRRVVTAALEVQRRDKVIGASLEAAPVVHVRDAEVLEALKSVPFDDICITSDVLLTRDPMPAEAFRLPEIEGVGVVFEKARGEKCQRCWKILPDVGRHAHPGICGRCNEALG
- a CDS encoding methylated-DNA--[protein]-cysteine S-methyltransferase, which gives rise to MGMIAVDTRFGRLGIAEADGAICAVTWDGRDDGAPTALLTEAAAQMRAYDAGRLRVFDLPLRVGGGAFQRAVCEAMRAIPFGETRTYGEIAGDLKVPARAVGRACGGNPIPVIIPCHRVMGANGLTGFSGKGGVETKVALLRHEGAGGFLL
- a CDS encoding CDP-alcohol phosphatidyltransferase family protein; this encodes MTPEFRALLVHLFTATGAVFAMLALLAAADGKWSLMFLWLVVAFVVDGFDGPMARHFDVKRHAPEFDGVLLDMIIDYLTYVFIPAFALFKSGLMTGWTGWAAIIVITFASAMYFADTRMKTKDNSFSGFPGCWNMVVLVIFALEPSFWVSLALVALLAVGMFLPLKFIHPVRTERWRMVSLPVALAWTFFAAWAALVDFHPESWAIWGLVATSLYLLFAGIAQQMVPVRGGR
- a CDS encoding tyrosine recombinase XerC: MTGISPACRDALGRWLDAQRALAGASGNTIEAYRGDVVGFLAFMTAHRGGPQGLGALERITTGDMRGWMAATRAGGVGSRSLARKLSAVKSFYRWLAEREGFEPTAVLSARAPKFQRKLPRPLARDAARAVIDRVELQSVTPWVAARDVAVITLLWGCGLRISEALGLTGADAPLPDSLRITGKGGKQRMVPVLPAARDAVDRYVALCPHPLTREGPLFRGVRGGALNPRLISGVMAQARMQLGLPATATPHALRHSFATHLLDAGGDLRAIQSLLGHASLSTTQVYTAVDNARLIEVYNRAHPRANGG
- a CDS encoding DUF484 family protein, whose product is MSSTANLDDDLRAAIVARADAILDDRDVMNALIAANDQAMGGNVVDLRGIAMDRLESRLDRLRDTHETVVSAAYDNLAGTNQVHSAVLRLLDADDFDTGLQLLRGGIAAILRLESVALVLESAPTGTAAAPARLGGVLTLAEPGFVARYIGTDMARQVTLRVNSAPAPQVHGRAADKVRSEACLQLHLGDDRLPGLLVLGSADPHQFEPKQGTDLLAFFAGAVERCLIRWLK